A region of the Curtobacterium flaccumfaciens pv. betae genome:
CCGGCCCGGACGGCCGTGTGCGGTCCTCCGCCAACGTGAGGAGAACCAGATGCCCGCAGCAGTCATCATCGGCGCCCAGTGGGGCGACGAGGGCAAGGGGAAGGCCACCGACCTCCTCGGCTCCCGCATCGACTACGTCGTGAAGTTCAACGGCGGCAACAACGCCGGCCACACCGTCGTCGTCGGCGGCGAGAAGTACGCGCTGCACCTGCTGCCCTCCGGCATCCTGACGCCCGGCGTGACCCCGATCATCGGCAACGGCGTCGTCGTCGACCTCGAGGTGCTGTTCCAGGAGCTCGACGCCCTGCGCGCCCGCGGCGTCGACGTCTCGAAGCTGCTCGTGTCGGCCAACGCCCACGTCATCACGCACTACCACCGCACCGTCGACAAGGTGACCGAGCGGTTCCTGGGCAAGCGCCAGATCGGCACCACTGGTCGCGGCATCGGCCCGACCTACGCCGACAAGATCAACCGCGTCGGCATCCGGATCCAGGACATCTTCGACGAGAACATCCTGCGCCAGAAGGTCGAGGCGGCGCTCGACCAGAAGAACCACCTGCTGGTCAAGGTCTTCAACCGCCGCGCGATCGACCCCGAAGAAGTCGTCGAGTCGCTGCTCTCGTTCGCCGAGCGCCTGCGCCCGATGGTCGCCGACACCGCCCTCGAGATCCACCGTGCCCTGGAGCGTGGCGAGACCGTCCTGTTCGAAGCCGGCCAGGCCACGATGCTCGACGTCGACCACGGCACGTACCCGTTCGTCACCTCGTCGTCCGCGACCGCCGGTGGCGCCGCGACCGGTTCCGGCATCGGCCCGGGCAAGCTCGAGCGGATCATCGGCATCGTCAAGGCGTACACGACCCGCGTCGGCGCCGGTCCGTTCCCGACCGAGCTGTTCGACGAGTCGGGCGAGTTCCTGCGCGCCAACGGCTTCGAGTTCGGCACCACCACCGGCCGCCCGCGCCGCTGTGGCTGGTACGACGCCCCGATCGCCCGCTACACGGCACGCATCAACGGTGTGACCGACTTCGTGCTCACCAAGCTCGACGTCCTGACCGGGCTCGAGACGATCCCGGTGTGCGTCGCGTACGAGGTCGACGGCGTCCGTGTCGACGAGGTCCCGGTCAACCAGTCCGACTTCCACCACGCGAAGCCGGTGTACCAGGAGTTCCCCGGCTGGACCGAGGACATCACCGGAGCCCGCACCTTCGACGACCTGCCGAAGAACGCACAGGACTACGTCCTGGCCATCGAGGCGATGTCCGGCGCACGGATCTCCGCGATCGGTGTCGGCCCCGGCCGTGACGCCATCGTCGTGCGGCACGACCTGCTCGGTGCTGACGAACGTGCCGACGAGCGCGCCGGCGAACGCACCGACGCAGCGTGACGATGCGGATCCTGTTCGTCTGCAGCGGCAACATCTGCCGGTCCCCGCTCGGCGCGCAGGTCCTGACGGCACGGCTCGGCCCCGACGCTCCGGCGTTCGTGGTCGAGTCGGCCGGCACCATCGCCGACGACGGCGCCCCGATGGACGCCGCCGCGGCCGAGCAGTCCGTGCGGCTCGGCGGCGATCCCTCGGCCCACCGGTCGCGGTACCTGACGGCCGAGATCGTCGGGCGGGCCGACCTGGTGCTGACCGCTGAGCGATCGCACCGCGCAGCCGCCGTCTCCCTGGCGCCCCGGGCGTCCAAACGGACGTTCACGATCAAGCAGTTCGCGCGGGTGCTCGCCGGCCTCGAGCCCGGTGACCTGGCCGACGTGACGACCCCGCAGCAGCTCGTGGAACGCGTCGCCCGGCTGCGCGGCACCGTCCCGCCGCCCGCCGACCCGGCCGACGACGACGTGGACGACCCCTACCGTCGCTCGACGGCGACCCACCAGCGCGTCGCCGACGAGCTCGACGTGGCGCTGACGGGCATCGCGGACGCGTTGCGCGCCGTGGTCTGACCACTGACGGACGCCAGGCCCGGTGTCAGCTGGCACCGGGCCTGGCGTCCGTCCGGGCGCGAGTGCGCCGCTC
Encoded here:
- a CDS encoding low molecular weight phosphatase family protein, translating into MRILFVCSGNICRSPLGAQVLTARLGPDAPAFVVESAGTIADDGAPMDAAAAEQSVRLGGDPSAHRSRYLTAEIVGRADLVLTAERSHRAAAVSLAPRASKRTFTIKQFARVLAGLEPGDLADVTTPQQLVERVARLRGTVPPPADPADDDVDDPYRRSTATHQRVADELDVALTGIADALRAVV
- a CDS encoding adenylosuccinate synthase; this translates as MPAAVIIGAQWGDEGKGKATDLLGSRIDYVVKFNGGNNAGHTVVVGGEKYALHLLPSGILTPGVTPIIGNGVVVDLEVLFQELDALRARGVDVSKLLVSANAHVITHYHRTVDKVTERFLGKRQIGTTGRGIGPTYADKINRVGIRIQDIFDENILRQKVEAALDQKNHLLVKVFNRRAIDPEEVVESLLSFAERLRPMVADTALEIHRALERGETVLFEAGQATMLDVDHGTYPFVTSSSATAGGAATGSGIGPGKLERIIGIVKAYTTRVGAGPFPTELFDESGEFLRANGFEFGTTTGRPRRCGWYDAPIARYTARINGVTDFVLTKLDVLTGLETIPVCVAYEVDGVRVDEVPVNQSDFHHAKPVYQEFPGWTEDITGARTFDDLPKNAQDYVLAIEAMSGARISAIGVGPGRDAIVVRHDLLGADERADERAGERTDAA